A genomic segment from Candidatus Poribacteria bacterium encodes:
- a CDS encoding nucleotidyltransferase domain-containing protein: MHQEYLKAFADKVASDVRVLGTWIEGSFATGTADRYSDIDLHLLVAEENKETFQQGLESWLSNIQSLVLFKNTFAGQMVTCITTAGLRVDVWLHTGNTIVLEPTKVRVLSTTEGCIQFKETCRDKESKDISSVLKQHFNEFWRVLAILPTVLGREERIAGFMGTTFAVMSLTEVLIIGSGKQRDRGVKNINAFVPQVLREEVEDALTMPSIDREGIAKAHLRLTAMMQRYGPDIAKQHGVGYPLALEKAVLNYVSRELQILGLSDCLDALHRL, translated from the coding sequence ATGCATCAAGAATATCTGAAAGCATTTGCAGATAAAGTCGCGTCGGACGTGCGCGTATTAGGGACATGGATTGAAGGGAGTTTCGCAACAGGCACCGCTGACAGATATTCAGATATCGACCTTCACCTATTGGTCGCCGAAGAGAATAAAGAAACTTTTCAACAGGGGTTAGAATCTTGGCTCTCCAATATTCAGTCGTTGGTTCTCTTCAAAAATACTTTCGCCGGACAGATGGTGACCTGCATCACAACAGCAGGCTTGCGAGTTGATGTCTGGTTACACACCGGAAATACAATCGTCCTTGAACCTACTAAAGTTCGCGTGTTGTCCACTACCGAAGGATGTATTCAATTTAAGGAAACGTGTAGAGACAAAGAATCAAAAGATATTAGTTCGGTACTAAAGCAGCATTTCAACGAGTTTTGGCGTGTGCTTGCTATACTTCCTACAGTCTTGGGACGTGAGGAACGCATTGCGGGATTTATGGGCACTACATTTGCTGTAATGTCGCTCACAGAAGTACTCATCATAGGCAGTGGGAAACAGAGAGACAGAGGTGTAAAAAACATTAATGCTTTTGTGCCGCAAGTACTCAGAGAAGAAGTCGAAGACGCATTAACAATGCCAAGCATTGATAGAGAAGGCATTGCGAAAGCACATCTCCGGTTAACAGCGATGATGCAACGGTACGGACCGGATATTGCAAAACAGCACGGAGTCGGCTATCCGTTGGCATTGGAAAAGGCTGTCCTTAATTATGTCTCCAGAGAATTACAGATATTAGGGCTTTCTGATTGTTTAGATGCATTACATAGGCTTTAA
- a CDS encoding sugar phosphate isomerase/epimerase yields the protein MAQFQLALNTSTIRPAGLMDKIQIAAETGYSAIELWNDDLTAHEEQGGSLTDVKKALDDHGLSVPTVIALHGWLDTTGEEHQEAIEEAKRRMAQAAAVGSTYIISSPPREVADLQLGGENYRELLELGREFGVKPAMEFLGFVDGVNQVKHASEVMEVADHPDSTIVLDPFHIYRGGGEIDDMRGIPGNKIAVFHFNDAPAEPARAEQTDADRVYPGDGILDLGEMISILKDAGYAGVISLELFNPSYWEQDPAEVARIGLEKMKTVLSDA from the coding sequence ATGGCACAATTTCAATTAGCCTTAAATACAAGCACAATCCGACCTGCCGGATTAATGGATAAGATTCAGATCGCCGCCGAAACCGGCTATTCAGCGATTGAACTGTGGAATGACGATTTAACCGCCCACGAGGAACAAGGCGGTTCGCTTACGGATGTCAAAAAAGCACTTGACGATCATGGACTTTCGGTGCCTACCGTTATCGCTTTGCACGGCTGGCTCGATACGACAGGCGAGGAACATCAGGAAGCGATTGAAGAGGCAAAACGGCGTATGGCGCAAGCCGCCGCTGTCGGCTCAACCTACATCATCTCAAGTCCGCCGCGTGAAGTGGCAGACCTCCAATTAGGTGGCGAGAATTACCGCGAACTGCTTGAACTCGGACGCGAATTCGGCGTTAAACCCGCTATGGAATTTCTCGGTTTTGTCGATGGTGTCAATCAAGTCAAGCATGCGTCGGAGGTGATGGAAGTGGCAGATCATCCGGATAGCACGATTGTCCTCGATCCGTTCCATATCTATCGCGGTGGTGGCGAAATAGACGACATGCGAGGCATCCCCGGCAACAAAATCGCTGTCTTCCATTTCAATGACGCGCCTGCCGAACCTGCACGTGCGGAACAAACAGACGCGGATAGGGTTTATCCGGGCGATGGTATCCTCGATCTCGGGGAGATGATCTCTATTCTAAAAGATGCCGGATACGCAGGTGTCATATCACTGGAATTGTTCAATCCGAGTTATTGGGAACAAGATCCCGCAGAAGTCGCACGTATCGGATTAGAAAAGATGAAAACCGTTCTATCCGATGCTTAG
- a CDS encoding sugar phosphate isomerase/epimerase, whose protein sequence is MKFIMFTKHLEGLEIPDIIIALQSVGVSGADLCVRPGYPVNPENATEALPAAAKQFAAAGLSIPLVTTPGDFLDPEQEETRRVYAAAGEAGVENIKLGYWHWHAEDGGYWAQVDSIRKQLDGFAKLSAQYGPRTCIHNHSGTSMGLNSCAVMNLVKGFDAQHVGVFSDTGHLSIVGEPIDMALDIVKSHLAVIAFKDLARSPGMRGGSVVRMGHGFVNWETAVNTLQTIGFSGPVSFHSEYSGEPVDTVIDLARIDVRFIRSLLEK, encoded by the coding sequence ATGAAATTTATTATGTTCACGAAACATCTGGAAGGCTTAGAAATTCCAGATATTATTATCGCGTTACAATCGGTCGGCGTCAGCGGTGCCGACCTGTGCGTTCGTCCGGGCTATCCAGTGAACCCAGAAAACGCGACGGAGGCATTACCCGCCGCCGCAAAGCAGTTCGCCGCTGCTGGCTTGTCTATCCCACTCGTCACAACACCGGGTGATTTTCTTGATCCGGAACAGGAAGAGACGCGTCGTGTCTACGCCGCTGCAGGTGAAGCGGGTGTTGAAAACATCAAACTCGGATACTGGCACTGGCACGCAGAAGATGGTGGCTACTGGGCACAAGTCGATTCCATCCGCAAGCAATTGGACGGGTTTGCGAAACTCTCCGCGCAATATGGACCTCGGACATGCATCCATAATCATTCCGGAACCTCTATGGGACTGAACTCGTGTGCCGTGATGAACCTCGTAAAAGGTTTTGACGCGCAGCACGTCGGCGTTTTTTCCGATACAGGGCATCTGTCCATCGTCGGTGAACCGATCGACATGGCACTGGATATTGTCAAATCGCATCTCGCAGTTATCGCCTTTAAGGACCTCGCGCGTTCGCCGGGCATGCGAGGCGGCAGCGTCGTCCGAATGGGACACGGCTTCGTTAATTGGGAAACAGCAGTGAATACATTACAAACAATCGGCTTTTCAGGTCCTGTGAGTTTTCATAGCGAATACAGCGGAGAACCTGTGGACACTGTCATCGACCTTGCGCGTATAGATGTCCGTTTCATTAGAAGTTTGTTGGAGAAATAA
- a CDS encoding DUF350 domain-containing protein: protein MAKKIVFTTFMLVTVAIVASVLFSHNAVAQSDAAASGDVPMIDFKVLGGFIVEGVVFSIVGLIILMVGYKVFDMATPYDLNRQIAEENNTAAGIAVAGVLVSLGIIVAAAMG, encoded by the coding sequence ATGGCTAAAAAAATTGTATTCACCACATTTATGCTGGTCACTGTGGCAATTGTTGCCTCTGTTCTGTTTTCACACAATGCTGTTGCCCAATCCGACGCGGCTGCGTCTGGAGATGTCCCGATGATAGATTTCAAAGTCTTGGGCGGTTTTATCGTTGAAGGCGTTGTTTTCAGTATCGTCGGTTTAATCATTTTGATGGTAGGCTACAAAGTCTTTGATATGGCGACCCCCTACGACTTAAACCGTCAGATCGCCGAAGAGAACAACACCGCTGCAGGTATTGCGGTGGCGGGTGTCCTTGTCTCACTCGGCATCATCGTCGCTGCCGCGATGGGTTAG
- a CDS encoding DUF2961 domain-containing protein: MTYVDGLLSSLTRVRKACSLRASSWDITGRNNDAWNVEPGETRVIADLQGPGCINHIWMTQPNGYRNVLIRMFWDDEEHPSVICPLGDFFGLGNEIVNSYDSILFSASTHQNNQFNTGCALNCYLQMPFNRSARIELVNEGDTTHRQYFYIDYEQYPEPLDDDIAYFHAQFHRENPCDGWGHEITVNTPEANIINAERLAWDNNYLILSAEGRGHYIGCNLSVTNFQGTWWGEGDDMIWVDGYKWPPDLHGTGSEDYLNQAWGMQQNAFAHNGSSIYENNTDGYQTSYVYHIENPIRFEKEIRVTIEHGHGNHLSNETSSVAYWYQIEPHTPFAVLPVAQRKPVLKDESGAWQIETSAQTPSVELVLNDEMKQMKQKWSRS; the protein is encoded by the coding sequence ATGACTTACGTTGACGGATTATTGTCATCGCTGACGCGCGTTAGAAAAGCATGTTCGTTACGCGCTTCTTCATGGGATATAACAGGCAGAAATAACGACGCATGGAATGTCGAACCCGGCGAAACACGTGTTATCGCAGACCTTCAAGGACCCGGCTGTATCAATCACATCTGGATGACGCAACCAAACGGTTATCGAAACGTCCTGATTCGGATGTTTTGGGACGATGAAGAGCACCCGAGCGTTATATGTCCCTTAGGCGACTTCTTCGGGCTTGGCAACGAAATTGTTAATTCTTATGATTCCATCCTATTCTCTGCCTCCACACACCAGAACAATCAGTTCAATACAGGATGCGCGCTCAATTGCTATTTGCAGATGCCCTTTAATCGCAGTGCAAGGATTGAACTCGTCAACGAAGGTGATACGACCCACCGCCAATACTTTTATATCGACTATGAGCAGTACCCTGAGCCCCTCGACGATGATATTGCCTATTTCCATGCCCAATTCCATCGTGAAAACCCGTGTGACGGGTGGGGACATGAAATTACTGTGAACACCCCTGAAGCCAATATTATCAATGCGGAACGGCTCGCATGGGACAACAATTACCTGATTCTGTCCGCCGAAGGCAGAGGACACTATATCGGTTGCAACCTGTCGGTTACCAACTTCCAAGGCACGTGGTGGGGTGAAGGCGATGATATGATCTGGGTCGATGGCTATAAGTGGCCCCCAGATTTGCACGGCACTGGTTCAGAGGACTACCTCAACCAAGCGTGGGGCATGCAACAGAACGCCTTTGCACACAACGGTTCCTCCATCTATGAAAACAATACCGACGGTTACCAGACCTCCTACGTCTATCATATTGAAAACCCGATCCGTTTCGAGAAAGAGATTCGGGTTACGATAGAGCACGGACACGGGAACCATCTCAGCAATGAGACATCCTCTGTGGCATACTGGTATCAAATTGAACCGCATACGCCTTTTGCTGTGCTACCTGTCGCCCAGCGTAAACCTGTGCTGAAGGACGAATCCGGTGCATGGCAGATTGAAACATCTGCCCAGACCCCCTCGGTGGAACTCGTGCTCAATGACGAAATGAAACAAATGAAGCAGAAATGGAGCCGGTCGTAA
- a CDS encoding phytanoyl-CoA dioxygenase family protein — MAQTTYLADQVVSEAQIQEWVETFHERGCLFLQNVLPPDLCAQLRQDLEWALKNDPNNLNGGSPAGRMHLSHRMFEHSEANRRLFDLEPIVSFAEALVAENCHVIHNNSFQTFPGGGITSWHQDDAPHYIVTDGEPPKNVRLPVLLFTANYYLTDVTEIEHGGTEVVPGSHLFGASPPNPIEGTEWEDKIQYNLGKAGSVIMFNNQVWHRGGPNQTDRIRYITQVTYGRRLVGHKYYPFMNYNMPASVYKDASPRLRRLLGFLNHGAYG; from the coding sequence ATGGCACAAACAACCTACCTTGCAGATCAGGTTGTCAGCGAGGCACAAATCCAGGAATGGGTAGAGACATTCCACGAGCGAGGCTGCCTGTTCCTGCAAAACGTTTTGCCTCCTGATTTATGCGCGCAACTTCGACAAGATTTAGAGTGGGCACTCAAAAACGATCCGAATAACTTAAACGGTGGAAGCCCCGCAGGTCGTATGCACTTGAGCCACCGAATGTTTGAACACAGTGAAGCGAATCGGCGATTGTTTGACCTTGAACCGATTGTCTCTTTCGCTGAGGCACTCGTCGCGGAAAACTGCCATGTCATTCACAACAATTCGTTTCAGACGTTCCCCGGTGGTGGAATTACATCATGGCACCAAGACGATGCCCCACACTACATTGTAACGGATGGTGAACCCCCAAAGAACGTTCGGTTACCGGTTCTGCTTTTCACGGCGAATTACTATCTCACCGATGTCACTGAAATTGAACACGGCGGCACAGAGGTTGTCCCAGGTTCACATCTTTTCGGCGCATCGCCTCCGAACCCGATAGAAGGAACAGAGTGGGAGGACAAAATTCAGTATAATCTCGGAAAAGCCGGAAGCGTTATTATGTTCAACAATCAGGTCTGGCATCGCGGAGGCCCGAACCAGACCGACCGCATCCGATATATCACCCAGGTGACCTACGGACGCCGCCTCGTTGGGCATAAATACTACCCGTTTATGAACTACAATATGCCGGCATCTGTTTACAAAGATGCAAGTCCTCGTCTCCGCCGACTGCTCGGCTTCCTCAATCACGGTGCCTACGGGTAG
- the pyrB gene encoding aspartate carbamoyltransferase: protein MRHLVTLDDLSNFEIEQIFRLAAGMQSHLETWAGICRSKLLATLFYEPSTRTRLSFESAMERLNGGTLGFADPQATSATKGETLADTARMVTNYADLIVVRHNWAGAARVIAQHAHIPVINGGDGSHTHPTQALADLYTIIQRKSKIEGLTVGICGDLQFGRAAHSFALAVARFGGNLIHIAPKPLQMPPWVLAQLEQCHGQIPLEVESITEVIDRLDVIYVNRLQEERLPPNMDAATVRGSYLLNATVMENAKPDAMIMHPLPRVNELAYELDDDPRAAYFEQSANAVPVRMALIASLVGLEQLILTQPPERDIAVSTRTCENTNCVTNYETYLTPERETFKGDVKLDACAYCGNLLP, encoded by the coding sequence ATGCGGCATCTGGTAACACTCGACGATTTGTCGAATTTTGAGATTGAGCAGATCTTTCGACTCGCGGCAGGCATGCAGTCGCACTTGGAAACATGGGCAGGGATCTGTCGCAGTAAATTGCTGGCAACCCTCTTTTATGAACCGAGCACGCGGACACGACTTTCGTTTGAAAGTGCGATGGAACGGCTCAACGGCGGTACACTCGGCTTCGCCGATCCGCAAGCAACTTCCGCCACTAAAGGGGAAACCCTCGCTGACACCGCACGGATGGTGACAAACTACGCCGATCTCATTGTCGTTCGGCACAACTGGGCAGGTGCGGCGCGTGTCATTGCACAGCACGCGCATATCCCAGTTATCAACGGCGGCGATGGAAGTCACACGCATCCGACCCAGGCACTTGCAGACCTTTATACGATTATACAGCGAAAATCCAAGATAGAAGGGTTAACTGTCGGCATCTGTGGCGATCTCCAGTTTGGACGGGCGGCACATTCCTTTGCTCTTGCAGTCGCCCGATTTGGCGGGAACCTGATTCACATCGCGCCGAAACCGCTACAAATGCCACCTTGGGTGCTCGCACAACTCGAACAGTGCCATGGACAGATACCTCTCGAGGTAGAAAGTATTACAGAAGTGATTGACAGGTTGGATGTCATTTACGTCAACCGACTCCAAGAGGAACGGCTTCCGCCGAATATGGACGCGGCAACCGTGCGTGGAAGTTATCTGTTGAACGCAACAGTCATGGAAAACGCCAAACCCGATGCGATGATTATGCATCCACTCCCGCGTGTCAATGAACTCGCCTATGAATTAGATGACGACCCCCGCGCTGCCTATTTTGAGCAATCCGCGAACGCAGTACCGGTTCGGATGGCACTGATCGCGAGCCTTGTTGGACTCGAGCAACTTATCTTGACACAACCCCCAGAGCGAGACATTGCCGTTTCTACACGGACGTGTGAAAACACAAACTGCGTCACGAATTACGAGACCTACCTAACGCCTGAACGTGAAACGTTTAAGGGGGATGTCAAACTGGACGCTTGCGCCTACTGCGGAAACCTGCTTCCATAA
- the dgoD gene encoding galactonate dehydratase — MKITKLETFLVQPRWLFLKIHTDEGLVGLGEPILEGRAKTCAQAVDELAPYLIGQDPRRVVHHWQAMYRHAFYRGGPILTSALSGVEQALWDLAGKSLGVPVYQLFGGPTRDRIRLYKGGGDPDGIKEWIDKGFTAFKTGPAGGRPARIIENKAFIDRAVDHFAALREAAGTEVDLAIDFHGAVSPQTAKVLIKALEPYQPMFIEEPIQCQNVDTLAEIARSTHIPIATGERVFTKWGFREILEKQAASILQPDLCHAGGINEVRIIAGMAEAYYGGIAPHNPLGPISLAACIQLDASIPNFLMQEHTTLGEGYLKNPFVFKDGFVELPTGPGLGIELDEDALEDKIDHDWQNPVTYHPDDGSVVDW; from the coding sequence ATGAAGATAACAAAATTGGAAACTTTTCTGGTGCAACCGCGCTGGCTCTTTCTTAAAATCCATACGGATGAGGGTTTAGTCGGACTCGGCGAGCCTATTCTGGAAGGACGTGCGAAAACGTGTGCGCAAGCCGTCGACGAACTTGCCCCCTACCTCATCGGTCAAGATCCGAGACGCGTTGTCCACCATTGGCAAGCGATGTATCGCCACGCGTTCTATCGCGGCGGTCCCATTCTGACAAGCGCCTTGAGCGGTGTAGAGCAAGCACTCTGGGATCTCGCAGGGAAATCGCTTGGTGTTCCTGTCTATCAACTCTTCGGTGGACCGACGCGAGACCGCATCAGGCTCTATAAAGGCGGTGGGGACCCAGACGGAATCAAAGAGTGGATTGACAAAGGGTTCACCGCATTCAAAACAGGTCCTGCAGGCGGCAGACCCGCACGCATCATCGAAAACAAAGCCTTTATCGACAGAGCCGTGGATCACTTCGCAGCGTTGCGCGAAGCCGCAGGCACAGAAGTTGACCTCGCAATTGACTTTCACGGGGCAGTCAGCCCGCAAACCGCAAAAGTTCTGATTAAAGCGTTAGAACCCTACCAACCGATGTTCATTGAAGAACCAATTCAGTGCCAAAATGTGGACACCCTCGCCGAAATCGCGCGGAGCACCCACATTCCGATTGCGACAGGTGAGCGTGTGTTCACAAAATGGGGTTTCCGTGAAATCTTAGAGAAACAAGCAGCATCTATTCTTCAACCTGATCTCTGTCATGCTGGGGGGATCAACGAGGTGCGCATCATCGCTGGGATGGCAGAAGCCTATTACGGTGGTATTGCCCCGCACAATCCGCTCGGTCCCATCTCTTTAGCAGCGTGTATTCAATTAGATGCGTCAATTCCGAACTTTTTGATGCAGGAGCATACAACACTCGGTGAAGGCTACCTTAAGAACCCCTTTGTCTTCAAAGATGGGTTCGTTGAATTGCCCACCGGTCCCGGACTCGGTATCGAACTCGATGAAGACGCACTCGAAGATAAGATTGACCATGATTGGCAGAATCCCGTGACGTACCACCCCGACGATGGTTCTGTTGTCGATTGGTAA